CGCTCTACAGCGCGCTGGGCGTGTTCCTGCCGCTGATCACCGTGAACTGCGCCATCCTCGGTGGCGTGCTGTTCATGGTCGAGCGTAACTACAACTTCGGCGAGTCCGTGGTCTATGGCCTCGGCTCCGGCGTTGGCTGGGCGCTGGCCATCACCGCCCTGGCCGGTATCCGCGAGAAGCTGAAGTACAGCGACGTTCCCGGCTCCCTGCAGGGCCTGGGCATCACCTTCATCACCGTGGGTCTGATGTCGCTGGGCTTCATGTCCTTCTCCGGCATCCAGCTCTGAGGCAGGTCGTGCTCTCCCGGCGGCCGGCTGTGCCGCCGGGGTCCAGACAACGTGAAGCAATAGGAAACCGACATGGTTGATACATCCGTCATCTTGCTCGGCGTGGTCATGTTCACCCTGATCGTCATCGGTCTGACGCTGGTGATCCTGGCCGCCCGCAGCAAGCTCGTCAGCACCGGGGACGTGACCATCGAGGTCAACGGCGACCCCGAGCACACCCTGACCACCCAGGCCGGCGGCAAGCTGCTCAACACCCTGGCCGCCAACGGCATCTTCCTCTCTTCCGCCTGCGGTGGCGGCGGCTCCTGCGCCCAGTGCAAGTGCCGCGTGGAAGAGGGCGGTGGGGCGATCCTGCCCACCGAGGAGTCCCACTTCACCATGCGTGAGAAGAAGGAGGGCTGGCGCCTCTCCTGTCAGGTGCCGGTGAAGCAGGACATGAAGGTCGAGGTGCCCGAGGAGGTCTTCGGCGTCAAGAAGTGGGAGTGCGAGGTCATCGCCAACCCCAACGTCGCCACCTTCATCAAGGAACTCAACCTCAAGCTGCCCGAGGGCGAGAACGTCGACTTCCGCGCCGGCGGCTATGTGCAGCTGGTGGCACCCCCCTACGATATCTCCTTCAAGGACTTCGATATCGAGGAGGAGTACCGGGGCGACTGGGAGAAGTTCGATCTCTACAAGATCTCCCACAAGAACAACGAGGAAGTCATCCGCGCCTACTCCATGGCGAACTACCCGGAAGAGGTCGGCATCCTCAAGTTCAACATCCGTATCGCCACGCCGCCGCCCAATACCAACCATCCGCCGGGCCTGATGTCCACCTACGTCTTCAGCCTGAAGCCGGGTGACAAGGTCACCGTGATGGGTCCCTTCGGCGAGTTCTTCGCCAAGGAAACCGATGCCGAGATGGTCTTCGTCGGCGGCGGTGCGGGCATGGCGCCGATGCGCAGCCATATCTTCGACCAGCTCAAGCGCCTCAAGTCCAAGCGCAAGATCTCGTTCTGGTACGGCGCGCGCTCCTGGCGCGAGACCTTCTACAACGACGAGTACGACCAGCTGGCCGAGGAGTTCCCGAACTTCACCTGGCACCTGGCGCTCTCCGACCCGATGCCCGAGGACAACTGGGATGGCCCCACCGGCTTCATCCACAACGTCCTCTACGAGAACTACCTCAAGGACCATCCGGCCCCCGAGGACTGCGAGTTCTACATGTGCGGACCGCCCATGATGAACGCCTCCGTCATCAAGATGCTGTTGGATCTGGGCGTCGAGCCCGAGAACATCCTGCTGGACGACTTCGGCGGATGATCTCCCTCGCCGCGAGGCGATACCCGGGGCTGGCCATGCGGCCAGCCCTCTTTCTATTCGCCCTGCTGATGCCGCTGGTCCTGCTGGTGGGCTGTCGTCAGCAGGGGGAATGGTTCCTGCTCGAGGGGGTGGCCCTCGGCACCGGCTATCACATCACGCTGAATGGCGACCTGGGCGAGGGCGAGTCCGCCCTGGTCGAGGCCGCCATCCAGGGTGAACTGGTCAGCCTCGACAGTGAGTTGGCGTTTCTTCGCAGGCTTGTGACACCATCACTATTGCCGCTGCCCGGTGCGCAGGTGCCTGACGCCGCGAGCGAGGCGCTGCGCGAGCACCTTCAGGTCCTGGCCGTGGATCGCCTGTTCCGCGTGCTCGACGAGTTTGGCATTGCCAATGCCATGGTGGAGCTTGGCGGCGTGCAGCGGCCCGCGCATGCATGGCCGGACGCCACCCCTGGCGTGTGCGCCTGCCGCGCAGCGGGGCCGGCGAGGCGGAGCTCCCCGCCCTGCGCCTGCAGGATGCCGCCCTGGTGCACCGCGCCGTACCGGAGCCCTCCGCCATCGAGGCCTCGGCCGCGGGTCGCGTGCTCGCGGTCAGCGCGGTGGCGCCCAGCGCCGAGGCCGCCGACCGCCTGGCGCGGGAGCTGCTCGCCGCTGCCCCGGATGACACCCTGGAACACCCGGCACGCCTTGTGGTCCTCACCCCACAGGGAATCGAAATCCATACCGGATCTGCCCTCGAGCCGCTGCTCGACCGCTGAGCCCGGGCGTTGAGAAAGGAGAATGTCATGACCATCTGGATTATTGCCTTTGCCTTCATGCTGCTGATCATGGCCGCCATGGCCGTGGGGGTGATCCTCGGCCGCAAGCCTATCGCCGGCTCCTGCGGCGGCCTCAACCAGCTCGGCCTCAAGGAGGGCTGCGAGGTGTGCGGCGGCAAGGACGAGGTGTGCGAGGAGGAGAACCGCAAGCGCGGCAGCGTCCGCCGCCGCAGCGACGAGAGCCGTGGCGCCGACCTGGGCTACGACGCGACCCGGCGCTGAAGAAACCAGCCATGGGGGATAGCCGCAAAGCTCTGGGGCCACTGGTGGGAGCTGGGCTTTGCCCGGCGAATGGAGACCGAAGGACTCCTTGGCGGTATTCGCCAATGCCAGCGACTCTGGCGGGGCGCCTGCGGCGCCATTCGCTCGGCACAGCCGACCTTATTACAAGGCTCGGCTGCGCTCGGCGCTCGTAACGGATGTTGAAAAAGGAGATCGAACGGCCAATGGCAGTCCATAACTACGACGTGGTGGTGATCGGTACCGGCCCGGCGGGGGAGAGCGCCGCCATCAACGCCGCCAAGCACGGCAAGCGCGTGGCGGTGGTCGAGAAGCAGCCGCTGGTGGGGGGCAACTGCACCCACTGGGGCACGATTCCCTCCAAGGCGCTGCGCCACCAGGTCAAGCAGATCATGCAGTTCAACACCAACCGCATGTTCCGCGATATCGGCGAGCCGCGCTGGTTCTCCTTCCCCAGGGTCATGGAGCGCTCCCGGGCCACCATCGACCAGCAGGTGGCGATGCGCACCAACTTCTACTCCCGCAACCGCATCGACCTGTTCAGCGGCGTGGCCCGCTTCAAGGACGAGCACACCCTGCTGGTGCGCGACAACCACGAGGGCATGGACGAGCTGGTGGCCGAGAAGGTGGTCATCGCCACCGGCTCACGTCCCTATCGCCCGGCGGACATCAATTTCCGCCACCCGCGGATCTACTGCTCCGACACCATCCTGAGCCTGTCGCACACGCCGCGTACCCTGATCATCTTCGGCGCCGGGGTCATCGGCTGCGAGTACGCCTCGATCTTCTCCGGTCTCGGCGTCAAGGTGGACCTGATCAACAACCGTGACAGCCTGCTCTCCTTCCTGGATGACGAGATCAGTGACGCGCTCTCCTACCACCTGCGCAAGCACGGGGTGCTGATTCGCCACAACGAGGAGTATGACCGCGTCGAGGGCGACGAGTCCGGCGTGACGGTGCATCTGAAGTCCGGCAAGCGGCTGCGCGCCGATGCCTTCCTGTGGGCCAACGGGCGCACCGGCAACACCGACCAGCTGGGCCTCGAGAACATCGGCCTGGAGGCCAACTCCCGCGGCCAGCTGATGGTCGACGAGCACTACCGCACGGCCATTCCCCACATCCATGCCGCCGGTGACGTGATCGGCTGGCCGAGCCTGGCGAGCG
The Halomonas alkalicola DNA segment above includes these coding regions:
- the nqrF gene encoding NADH:ubiquinone reductase (Na(+)-transporting) subunit F, with translation MVDTSVILLGVVMFTLIVIGLTLVILAARSKLVSTGDVTIEVNGDPEHTLTTQAGGKLLNTLAANGIFLSSACGGGGSCAQCKCRVEEGGGAILPTEESHFTMREKKEGWRLSCQVPVKQDMKVEVPEEVFGVKKWECEVIANPNVATFIKELNLKLPEGENVDFRAGGYVQLVAPPYDISFKDFDIEEEYRGDWEKFDLYKISHKNNEEVIRAYSMANYPEEVGILKFNIRIATPPPNTNHPPGLMSTYVFSLKPGDKVTVMGPFGEFFAKETDAEMVFVGGGAGMAPMRSHIFDQLKRLKSKRKISFWYGARSWRETFYNDEYDQLAEEFPNFTWHLALSDPMPEDNWDGPTGFIHNVLYENYLKDHPAPEDCEFYMCGPPMMNASVIKMLLDLGVEPENILLDDFGG
- the nqrM gene encoding (Na+)-NQR maturation NqrM, with product MTIWIIAFAFMLLIMAAMAVGVILGRKPIAGSCGGLNQLGLKEGCEVCGGKDEVCEEENRKRGSVRRRSDESRGADLGYDATRR
- the sthA gene encoding Si-specific NAD(P)(+) transhydrogenase: MAVHNYDVVVIGTGPAGESAAINAAKHGKRVAVVEKQPLVGGNCTHWGTIPSKALRHQVKQIMQFNTNRMFRDIGEPRWFSFPRVMERSRATIDQQVAMRTNFYSRNRIDLFSGVARFKDEHTLLVRDNHEGMDELVAEKVVIATGSRPYRPADINFRHPRIYCSDTILSLSHTPRTLIIFGAGVIGCEYASIFSGLGVKVDLINNRDSLLSFLDDEISDALSYHLRKHGVLIRHNEEYDRVEGDESGVTVHLKSGKRLRADAFLWANGRTGNTDQLGLENIGLEANSRGQLMVDEHYRTAIPHIHAAGDVIGWPSLASAAYDQGLNASSELLGDDFRYVTEVPTGIYTIPEISSFGRNERELTEAKVPYEVAQAFFKDTARAQITGDTVGMLKILFDQDTLEIYGIHCFGDQASEIVHIGQAIMQQKGEANSLKYFVNTTFNYPTMAEAYRVAAMNGMNRVF